A window of Diorhabda carinulata isolate Delta chromosome 7, icDioCari1.1, whole genome shotgun sequence contains these coding sequences:
- the LOC130896294 gene encoding uncharacterized protein LOC130896294 isoform X1, which translates to MYCHPSKMLFKLVVIVVFLRQYQTDDEESNKNTNYSRSTSTETTTQNDIEQLRENIRDIAYYLRSHKFNEYDRRYETDSTNAQRIYHRSFPKPPLRSLHWEVHMYCEPSFRECVDYLAKKIRYTSLRRADDTSVMMIEQRWSWKKNQKQIEIVDAECLKNREIDETMADPFEGPLERFQWRVTASYYMCWYTFLKTPELKKFFEKCDNFAYCLNYDYGPRNDDERVEDWRPFSCALYSFCPDPCCPFKHLERLNDCWDSPENPCFRLNKPRKRVCEMNMTENINFNDIILNRWNVSCKCPQEGYEWNSRYGICIDVDECASKTHNCHRDSESCLNLPGSFRCICRWGYLKDKKTNQCLPSQALAAIKLEKKKSVQHKKKLTLWQKIKLLLRRNSGFSIYKQMRSIWFILFLQLVLNILAIK; encoded by the exons ATGTATTGTCACCcatcaaaaatgttatttaagtTGGTTGTTATAGTCGTTTTTCTACGACAGTATCAAACTGATGATGaagaaagtaacaaaaatacCAATTATTCAAGAAGTACTTCTACTGAAACCACTACGCAGAACGACATTGAACAATTAAGAGAAAATATAAGAGATATTGCTTATTATCTACGTTCTCACAAATTCAACGAATATGACAGAAGATACGAAACTGATTCAACGAATGCTCAAAG GATTTATCACAGAAGTTTTCCAAAACCTCCTCTCCGTTCACTTCATTGGGAAGTACATATGTATTGCGAACCTTCATTCAGAGAATGTGTTGACTATTTGGCCAAAAAAATACGTTATACTTCCCTTAGACGTGCAGACGATACTTCAGTTATGATGATAGAACAACGCTGGAGCTGGAAGAAAAATCAGAAGCAGATAGAAATAGTAGATGCCGAGTGTTTGAAAAATAGGGAAATAGATGAAACTATGGCAGATCCATTTGAAG GCCCACTGGAAAGATTCCAATGGAGGGTAACTGCTAGCTATTATATgtgttggtatacttttttgaaaactcccgagctaaaaaaattttttgaaaaatgcgaCAATTTCGCGTACTGTTTGAATTACGATTACGGGCCAAGAAATGACGATGAGAGAGTCGAAGATTGGAGACCTTTCAG ttgtGCTCTATACAGCTTTTGCCCTGATCCCTGTTGCCCATTTAAACACCTTGAGAGGTTAAATGATTGTTGGGACTCTCCTGAAAATCCTTGTTTTCGTCTTAATAAACCCAGAAAAAGAGTATGTGAAATGAATATGACCGAAAATATAAACTTCAA CGATATTATCCTGAACAGATGGAACGTGAGCTGTAAATGTCCTCAAGAAGGTTACGAATGGAATTCTCGCTACGGAATTTGTATAGACGTGGATGAATGCGCATCGAAAACTCATAACTGTCATCGGGATTCGGAGAGTTGCCTCAATTTACCAGGAAGTTTCAG ATGTATCTGCAGATGGGGATACcttaaagataaaaaaaccaATCAATGCTTACCTAGCCAAGCTTTGGCTGCAATCAAATTGGAGAAGAAAAAATCGGTTCAACATAAGAAGAAACTTACCCTCTGGCAGAAAATCAAGTTGTTATTGAGAAGAAACTCGGGATTCTCTATTTACAAACAAATGAGAAGCATAtggtttattttgtttctacAACTCGTGTTGAATATACTagctataaaataa
- the LOC130896294 gene encoding uncharacterized protein LOC130896294 isoform X2: MYCHPSKMLFKLVVIVVFLRQYQTDDEESNKNTNYSRSTSTETTTQNDIEQLRENIRDIAYYLRSHKFNEYDRRYETDSTNAQRIYHRSFPKPPLRSLHWEVHMYCEPSFRECVDYLAKKIRYTSLRRADDTSVMMIEQRWSWKKNQKQIEIVDAECLKNREIDETMADPFEGPLERFQWRVTASYYMCWYTFLKTPELKKFFEKCDNFAYCLNYDYGPRNDDERVEDWRPFSDIILNRWNVSCKCPQEGYEWNSRYGICIDVDECASKTHNCHRDSESCLNLPGSFRCICRWGYLKDKKTNQCLPSQALAAIKLEKKKSVQHKKKLTLWQKIKLLLRRNSGFSIYKQMRSIWFILFLQLVLNILAIK; the protein is encoded by the exons ATGTATTGTCACCcatcaaaaatgttatttaagtTGGTTGTTATAGTCGTTTTTCTACGACAGTATCAAACTGATGATGaagaaagtaacaaaaatacCAATTATTCAAGAAGTACTTCTACTGAAACCACTACGCAGAACGACATTGAACAATTAAGAGAAAATATAAGAGATATTGCTTATTATCTACGTTCTCACAAATTCAACGAATATGACAGAAGATACGAAACTGATTCAACGAATGCTCAAAG GATTTATCACAGAAGTTTTCCAAAACCTCCTCTCCGTTCACTTCATTGGGAAGTACATATGTATTGCGAACCTTCATTCAGAGAATGTGTTGACTATTTGGCCAAAAAAATACGTTATACTTCCCTTAGACGTGCAGACGATACTTCAGTTATGATGATAGAACAACGCTGGAGCTGGAAGAAAAATCAGAAGCAGATAGAAATAGTAGATGCCGAGTGTTTGAAAAATAGGGAAATAGATGAAACTATGGCAGATCCATTTGAAG GCCCACTGGAAAGATTCCAATGGAGGGTAACTGCTAGCTATTATATgtgttggtatacttttttgaaaactcccgagctaaaaaaattttttgaaaaatgcgaCAATTTCGCGTACTGTTTGAATTACGATTACGGGCCAAGAAATGACGATGAGAGAGTCGAAGATTGGAGACCTTTCAG CGATATTATCCTGAACAGATGGAACGTGAGCTGTAAATGTCCTCAAGAAGGTTACGAATGGAATTCTCGCTACGGAATTTGTATAGACGTGGATGAATGCGCATCGAAAACTCATAACTGTCATCGGGATTCGGAGAGTTGCCTCAATTTACCAGGAAGTTTCAG ATGTATCTGCAGATGGGGATACcttaaagataaaaaaaccaATCAATGCTTACCTAGCCAAGCTTTGGCTGCAATCAAATTGGAGAAGAAAAAATCGGTTCAACATAAGAAGAAACTTACCCTCTGGCAGAAAATCAAGTTGTTATTGAGAAGAAACTCGGGATTCTCTATTTACAAACAAATGAGAAGCATAtggtttattttgtttctacAACTCGTGTTGAATATACTagctataaaataa